The following coding sequences lie in one Pontibacter sp. G13 genomic window:
- a CDS encoding SusC/RagA family TonB-linked outer membrane protein, giving the protein MKKVLSFLVFSLLISGMAWAQSTISGRVTDKATGLPMEGVTILLAGTTQGVLTDAAGAYSLEVPAEVKELVVSYINYKPLTIEMTGQTSLDIQLEEDLLQLDEVVVTALGVSREKKSLGYSIQDVDGSELVNSGEVNVVQSLSGKAAGIQVVGSSGTPGASSKILIRGASTFTGENQPLFVVDGVPIDNSTDQSEGEDYPFNDNLQGVNNSNRAIDINPDDIESVSILKGPAAAALYGVRAGNGAIIITTKRGKAGRTTVNFRSTLEISQVNKMPELQDEWAQGNYNADGVPVFNTFDPGPDNLYGTADDVSAGTSASWGPKISDSTNLQAYDNVGDFFQNAVSSSSNLSVAGGTENASFRLSLGFLDQTGVVPNTSFNRASIRLASDVKVNDQIKVGATIGYINSGGNRAQNGSNLSGVMLTLSRTPASFNLAGTGEEGYLYPNGQQRQYFFVYDNPYFTAYKNPFTDQVDRLMGNIYAEYKPLDWLSVTYRLGTDTYTDQRNQIWALGAWNPANAPLGEIWDNTLRSRELYSDLLVRAKYDFTDDLTAELTLGNNLWEKYTQNLFSRGRNISIPGFYNYSNTNDLYVSEVEETQRTAAFFFDANVSFKEMLYLQLTGRNEWASTFGPAKDNFFYPAANLSFVFSELIPDNEILSFGKVRFAIAQAGINPDPYLTRTLYTPPFFTDGFTNGISFPYLAQSGFGFATTLGNANLRPEKVTSTELGFDLRFFLGRLGLDVTLYDQKSEDLLITRPLAGSSGFRFIFGNFGSMRNRGIEAVITGTPVKTDNFSWDIGVNFTRNVNEVLSLADGVEELSIESAFSSIGSFAIVGQPYGALYSTKWERTEDGQLLIDETDGLPIVAAERGNVGNPYPDWLAGIRNTLTYKGFSATALLDIRQGGDVWCGTCARLNRLGRTEASADRERDYVIEGVIENADGTFRANDIAIDAQTYYQNYLGDAGAAVENAVFDGSWIRLREVSLNYRTAINTKFLRSLTVSLSGRNLWLSTDYPGVDPETSLLGAESNVNGFDYFNMPSTKSYMATLSLGF; this is encoded by the coding sequence ATGAAAAAGGTGTTATCCTTCTTGGTGTTCAGCCTCCTGATCTCAGGTATGGCCTGGGCACAGAGCACGATTTCTGGTCGTGTGACCGACAAAGCAACAGGTCTTCCCATGGAAGGGGTGACCATTTTGCTTGCTGGAACTACCCAAGGGGTCTTGACTGATGCAGCTGGAGCATACTCGCTTGAGGTGCCTGCTGAGGTCAAGGAACTGGTCGTTTCCTACATCAACTACAAGCCCCTGACAATTGAAATGACCGGGCAGACTTCGCTGGATATCCAGCTGGAAGAGGATCTGCTCCAACTGGATGAGGTAGTCGTGACTGCCCTTGGTGTTTCTCGCGAGAAGAAATCACTCGGTTATTCTATTCAAGATGTCGACGGATCTGAACTGGTGAATTCCGGTGAGGTAAATGTCGTCCAATCTCTCTCCGGTAAAGCTGCAGGTATCCAAGTCGTAGGGTCCAGTGGTACTCCCGGTGCTTCCTCCAAAATCTTGATCCGTGGTGCTTCTACCTTTACAGGAGAAAACCAGCCCCTATTTGTCGTGGACGGTGTGCCCATCGACAACTCGACCGATCAGTCTGAGGGGGAAGATTATCCATTCAACGACAACCTCCAAGGGGTGAACAACTCCAACCGGGCGATTGACATCAACCCAGATGACATCGAGTCTGTGTCCATCCTGAAAGGTCCTGCAGCTGCTGCCCTCTACGGAGTACGTGCTGGTAACGGTGCGATCATCATCACCACCAAGCGTGGTAAGGCGGGGCGTACGACCGTCAATTTCCGTAGCACGTTGGAGATTTCTCAAGTCAACAAAATGCCTGAGTTGCAGGATGAGTGGGCGCAGGGGAACTACAATGCAGACGGTGTACCGGTATTCAATACCTTCGATCCCGGTCCAGACAATTTGTACGGAACTGCGGATGATGTATCTGCGGGTACCTCCGCTAGCTGGGGTCCCAAAATCTCAGACTCCACCAATCTGCAAGCTTACGACAACGTAGGGGACTTCTTCCAGAATGCAGTTTCCTCTAGCTCCAACTTGTCTGTTGCCGGTGGAACCGAAAATGCTTCCTTCCGCTTGTCTTTGGGCTTCTTGGATCAAACCGGGGTGGTACCCAACACGAGCTTCAACCGTGCTTCCATCCGTTTGGCGTCTGACGTCAAAGTCAATGATCAGATCAAGGTAGGCGCGACAATCGGTTACATCAATTCTGGTGGTAACCGTGCCCAGAATGGTTCCAACCTCTCTGGGGTCATGTTGACCTTGTCTCGTACCCCTGCCAGCTTCAACCTCGCAGGAACAGGCGAAGAAGGATACCTCTATCCAAATGGCCAACAGCGCCAGTACTTCTTCGTGTATGACAACCCATACTTCACTGCGTACAAAAACCCATTCACTGACCAAGTGGATCGCTTGATGGGGAACATCTACGCCGAGTACAAGCCATTGGATTGGTTGAGCGTGACCTACCGTCTGGGTACGGATACCTACACCGATCAGCGTAACCAAATCTGGGCCTTGGGTGCATGGAACCCTGCAAACGCGCCTTTGGGAGAAATCTGGGACAATACGCTCCGCTCTCGTGAATTGTACTCCGACCTCTTGGTGCGTGCCAAGTACGACTTCACCGATGACTTGACAGCCGAATTGACTCTCGGTAACAACCTGTGGGAAAAATACACGCAGAACTTGTTCTCTCGCGGACGAAACATTTCTATCCCTGGATTCTACAATTATTCCAATACCAACGACCTGTATGTGTCCGAGGTAGAGGAAACTCAGCGTACCGCTGCCTTCTTCTTTGACGCGAATGTGAGCTTCAAAGAAATGTTGTACTTGCAGTTGACTGGCCGTAACGAGTGGGCTTCCACCTTCGGTCCTGCCAAGGATAACTTCTTCTATCCTGCTGCCAACCTGTCCTTCGTATTCTCCGAGTTGATTCCTGACAACGAGATTCTCTCCTTCGGTAAAGTTCGTTTTGCCATCGCGCAGGCAGGTATCAATCCAGATCCATACTTGACCCGGACGCTGTACACGCCTCCGTTCTTCACAGATGGATTCACCAACGGTATCAGCTTCCCATACTTGGCTCAGTCAGGTTTCGGATTCGCCACTACGCTCGGAAATGCCAACTTGAGACCCGAGAAGGTAACCTCTACCGAACTTGGGTTTGACTTGCGCTTCTTCCTCGGTCGTTTGGGCTTGGATGTGACGCTGTACGATCAAAAGTCTGAGGACTTGCTGATCACTCGTCCATTGGCTGGTTCTTCCGGTTTCCGCTTCATCTTCGGCAACTTCGGTTCCATGCGCAACCGGGGTATCGAAGCAGTCATCACAGGTACTCCCGTCAAAACCGACAATTTCTCTTGGGATATCGGGGTGAACTTCACACGCAACGTGAACGAGGTATTGTCCTTGGCTGACGGCGTTGAAGAGTTGTCTATTGAATCTGCGTTCTCTTCCATCGGTTCCTTCGCGATTGTAGGCCAGCCTTACGGTGCTTTGTACTCCACCAAGTGGGAGCGCACAGAGGACGGTCAGTTGCTCATCGACGAGACAGATGGTCTGCCAATCGTGGCTGCCGAGCGTGGCAATGTAGGGAATCCCTACCCAGACTGGTTGGCCGGTATCCGCAACACCCTTACCTACAAAGGATTCTCCGCTACCGCCTTGTTGGACATCCGCCAAGGAGGAGATGTATGGTGTGGTACTTGTGCACGTCTGAACCGCTTGGGTCGTACCGAAGCTTCTGCTGATCGTGAGCGCGACTACGTGATCGAGGGAGTGATCGAAAATGCCGATGGTACTTTCCGTGCCAACGACATCGCCATTGATGCTCAAACTTACTACCAGAACTACTTGGGAGATGCTGGTGCCGCTGTTGAGAATGCTGTCTTTGATGGATCTTGGATTCGTCTTCGCGAGGTGTCTCTCAACTACCGCACAGCGATCAACACCAAGTTCCTCCGCAGCCTGACGGTGTCTCTGTCTGGCCGCAACTTGTGGTTGAGCACTGACTACCCGGGGGTTGACCCTGAGACGAGCTTGTTGGGTGCAGAGTCCAATGTGAATGGATTCGACTATTTCAACATGCCTAGCACCAAGTCCTACATGGCGACTCTTTCCCTTGGATTCTAG
- a CDS encoding VOC family protein, whose protein sequence is MSSQQAIQTGVFCWAELATPNLDAVQPFYAQLFHWNPTPSPDPNGDPYTFCQSGEDTIAGMYAFQPGEAGQYPRWDSYIAVADAQHAVNVARVTGGTILTEPTEVMNMGTMAAIQDPGGAVIRVWQPHKPEPIPAAGAPGTIVWNELATRNTQACTEFYTEVFGWKAEYTEDPMPYTVFWKDDVRAAGMMEMGDNFPKEVPAHWMPYFAADDVDHLQTLAKSLDGEIVVPAQDVPTVGRFAVLQDPGGATFSVIKFSEA, encoded by the coding sequence ATGTCCTCGCAACAAGCTATTCAGACAGGTGTTTTTTGTTGGGCAGAGCTCGCAACTCCCAATCTTGACGCCGTACAGCCTTTTTATGCCCAATTGTTCCACTGGAACCCCACTCCTTCTCCAGATCCGAATGGCGATCCGTACACCTTTTGCCAATCGGGCGAAGATACCATTGCGGGCATGTACGCCTTTCAACCCGGAGAAGCAGGCCAATATCCACGTTGGGATTCCTATATCGCAGTGGCAGATGCCCAACACGCCGTGAATGTGGCTCGGGTGACTGGTGGCACCATCCTGACCGAACCCACAGAAGTGATGAATATGGGCACCATGGCCGCCATTCAAGATCCGGGCGGTGCGGTCATCCGTGTATGGCAACCCCACAAACCCGAACCGATTCCTGCAGCTGGGGCTCCGGGGACCATTGTCTGGAATGAGTTGGCGACCCGCAACACACAGGCATGTACCGAGTTCTACACGGAGGTATTCGGTTGGAAAGCTGAATACACCGAAGATCCCATGCCCTACACCGTTTTCTGGAAAGACGACGTTCGTGCAGCTGGCATGATGGAAATGGGTGACAACTTCCCGAAAGAGGTTCCCGCACATTGGATGCCTTACTTCGCAGCCGATGATGTAGATCATCTCCAGACACTCGCCAAATCACTGGATGGTGAAATCGTGGTACCTGCACAAGACGTACCGACCGTAGGCAGATTTGCGGTCCTTCAAGATCCGGGCGGAGCCACATTCTCCGTCATCAAGTTTTCCGAAGCCTGA
- a CDS encoding SusD/RagB family nutrient-binding outer membrane lipoprotein → MKKIFSMLALGALMVASSCSNFVDGLDESPNNPSGVTNGLLLSASQLGTFTAFTGQLARLTSVLTQHSAGTDFQLEDIANYVILEGNNVNEWETIYTKCIVNENQLIEQAGETDPYYRGIAKIMKAMALGLATDLWGDVPSQEASLGINGEDNFNPAYDAQAAVIQDVQTLLDEGIADLSKDVTANVNLPGADDFIHGGDVDAWIKTAWLLKARYANRISKRDSESAAKVLQYLANAGMTGVEDDAMAIFGPNGNENNQWYAFHQNRGGYMMMGEFFIEMLKAQNDPRLPMIATQTTAGEYVGTPLGSVDNSTSITGPYYASPTSAAPLATYVEAKFLEAEASLRSGDVDNAASAFNEAVITHIEKVTGEEAPSEFVDAIASEDGASITLKKIMEQKYVAMFTQIESYSDWRRTGFPELTPNPGGSVAGIPRRLPTPSVERLYNTSAVVTSDILKPVWWDE, encoded by the coding sequence ATGAAAAAGATATTTTCCATGTTGGCCCTTGGGGCACTGATGGTGGCATCTTCTTGCTCCAACTTTGTCGATGGCCTCGATGAATCTCCCAACAATCCTTCTGGCGTCACCAATGGCCTCTTGCTGTCTGCCTCTCAGTTGGGAACCTTTACGGCATTTACCGGACAATTGGCTCGTCTGACTTCTGTCTTGACGCAGCACTCAGCGGGTACCGACTTCCAGCTTGAGGACATTGCCAACTATGTCATCTTGGAAGGAAACAACGTGAACGAGTGGGAAACGATCTACACCAAGTGTATCGTCAACGAGAACCAGTTGATCGAGCAGGCGGGTGAAACGGACCCATACTACCGTGGAATCGCCAAAATCATGAAGGCGATGGCCTTGGGATTGGCGACTGACCTGTGGGGCGATGTGCCTAGCCAAGAAGCTTCTTTGGGAATCAATGGCGAGGACAATTTCAATCCTGCCTACGATGCCCAAGCTGCCGTGATCCAAGATGTTCAAACCTTGTTGGACGAGGGCATTGCTGATCTTTCCAAGGATGTAACTGCGAATGTCAATCTCCCGGGCGCTGACGATTTTATCCACGGCGGTGATGTCGATGCATGGATCAAGACTGCTTGGTTGCTGAAAGCTCGCTATGCCAACCGCATCAGCAAGCGCGACAGTGAGTCTGCTGCCAAAGTGCTTCAGTACTTGGCCAATGCCGGAATGACTGGAGTTGAAGACGATGCCATGGCCATCTTCGGTCCCAACGGTAATGAGAACAACCAATGGTATGCGTTCCACCAAAACCGTGGTGGCTACATGATGATGGGCGAGTTCTTCATCGAAATGTTGAAGGCTCAGAACGACCCTCGTTTGCCGATGATCGCCACTCAGACGACGGCTGGTGAATACGTGGGTACCCCACTCGGATCTGTAGACAACAGTACTTCCATCACTGGACCCTACTATGCTTCTCCTACTTCTGCGGCACCATTGGCTACCTATGTGGAAGCCAAGTTCCTGGAAGCAGAAGCTAGCTTGCGTTCTGGCGATGTAGACAATGCTGCTTCTGCATTCAATGAGGCTGTTATCACGCACATCGAGAAAGTGACTGGCGAGGAAGCGCCTAGCGAATTTGTAGATGCGATCGCTTCTGAGGATGGAGCTTCCATCACGTTGAAGAAGATCATGGAGCAGAAGTACGTGGCAATGTTCACGCAGATCGAGTCTTACTCTGACTGGCGTCGTACCGGATTTCCAGAGCTGACCCCCAATCCAGGTGGAAGTGTAGCGGGAATTCCTCGTCGTCTGCCAACCCCTTCTGTGGAGCGTCTCTACAACACCAGTGCAGTTGTCACATCCGACATCTTGAAGCCTGTGTGGTGGGATGAATAA
- the gcvP gene encoding aminomethyl-transferring glycine dehydrogenase produces the protein MIKHPDRFQRRHIGPTPGELDHMLSTVGVDSLDDLIGQTVPAKIRLEQPLEAHEALSEHEYLRALKQSAAKNQVFKNYIGLGYYGTVTPSVILRNIFENPGWYTQYTPYQAEISQGRLEALLNFQTMVSDLTGLPIANASLLDEGTAAAEAMAMTYGQKRKKDRKSNANVLLVASTLFPQTIEVLKTRAEAVGIELRIAHPSEFVVDESVFGAVVQYPDNNGEIHGYQALADELHAQKGYLIVAADIMSLLNLEAPASFGADVVVGNTQRFGVPMGFGGPHAAYFATSNEFLRLLPGRIIGVSVDRLGNAAMRMTLQTREQHIRRDKATSNICTAQALLAIMAGMYAVYHGPTGLQAIATRIHRFTATTDKALKALGLNQQNSSYFDTLRIEADVEQQLHIRELAEARGINLRYDDGFVGISLDETTEWSDVEGLVNLFAAWKGVQAPELDLAEANAAISPDFIRKSEFLTHPVFNSHHSETAMMRYIKSLENKDLSLNAAMIPLGSCTMKLNAATELIPVSWPEFSQIHPFAPENQTQGYKEIITELENRLCDITGFAGMSFQPNSGAQGEFAGLLVIRAYHHSRGDHHRNIALIPSSAHGTNPASAVMAGMKVVVVKCDDQGNIDVADLKAKAEQHKDNLSSLMITYPSTHGVFEETIMDICQIIHDNGGQVYMDGANMNAQVGLTSPGRIGADVCHLNLHKTFAIPHGGGGPGVGPIGVAAHLKPFLPGHGLSTIGTDQSIPAVSAAPFGSASILLISYAYLQLLGSEGSKAASEYAILNANYMKSRLEEAYPVLFQGTNGRVAHEFILDLRQFKASLGLEVDDITKRLIDYGFHAPTVSWPVPGTIMVEPTESEPLSELDRFCDAMLSIREEIRELENGLADADDNVLKNAPHTMAEVTSDGWAHAYSRQKAAFPVPSLYQNKFWPSVARVNNTFGDRNVVCTCPPLEAYAEEAAN, from the coding sequence ATGATCAAACATCCAGACAGATTTCAGCGTCGTCATATCGGTCCTACTCCTGGGGAGCTGGATCATATGCTTTCCACAGTAGGTGTGGACTCACTCGACGATTTGATCGGGCAAACCGTGCCGGCAAAAATCCGATTGGAACAGCCGTTGGAGGCACATGAAGCCTTGAGCGAACATGAATACCTGCGGGCTTTGAAGCAATCCGCTGCCAAGAACCAAGTATTCAAGAACTATATCGGATTGGGATATTACGGTACCGTAACTCCCTCCGTGATCTTGCGGAATATCTTTGAGAACCCGGGATGGTACACCCAGTACACCCCCTATCAGGCTGAAATCTCCCAAGGCCGTTTGGAAGCATTGCTGAACTTCCAGACCATGGTGAGCGATCTGACCGGACTGCCTATCGCCAATGCATCTTTGCTGGACGAAGGTACAGCCGCTGCAGAGGCCATGGCCATGACCTATGGACAAAAGCGCAAAAAAGACCGCAAGTCAAATGCAAATGTCCTGCTCGTGGCAAGCACGCTCTTCCCTCAGACCATCGAGGTACTGAAGACACGCGCGGAAGCAGTCGGCATCGAATTGCGGATTGCCCACCCGAGCGAGTTTGTGGTAGACGAAAGCGTATTTGGTGCAGTCGTCCAATACCCAGACAACAATGGCGAAATCCACGGCTATCAGGCATTGGCTGATGAGCTGCACGCCCAAAAAGGGTACTTGATCGTCGCTGCGGACATTATGTCCCTGCTCAACCTAGAAGCTCCGGCTTCCTTTGGTGCAGATGTAGTAGTCGGCAATACCCAGCGATTTGGGGTACCGATGGGCTTTGGTGGTCCACACGCTGCCTACTTCGCCACTTCCAACGAATTCTTGCGCCTCCTGCCAGGCCGTATCATCGGAGTTTCCGTAGATCGCCTCGGCAATGCCGCTATGCGAATGACGCTCCAGACTCGTGAGCAGCACATTCGTCGCGACAAGGCGACTTCCAATATCTGTACTGCGCAGGCATTGCTCGCCATCATGGCAGGGATGTACGCAGTTTATCACGGTCCAACCGGACTGCAGGCCATTGCCACCCGAATCCACAGATTCACGGCAACGACCGACAAGGCACTCAAGGCACTCGGCCTAAACCAGCAGAATAGTTCCTACTTCGACACCCTCCGAATCGAAGCCGACGTCGAGCAGCAATTGCACATCCGCGAACTTGCAGAAGCACGCGGAATCAACTTGCGCTACGACGATGGATTCGTGGGAATCTCCCTCGATGAGACCACCGAATGGAGCGATGTGGAAGGATTGGTGAATCTATTCGCAGCATGGAAAGGCGTTCAAGCACCTGAACTGGATTTGGCAGAAGCGAACGCAGCCATCTCTCCAGATTTCATCCGCAAAAGCGAATTCCTTACGCACCCAGTATTCAACAGCCATCACTCCGAAACGGCGATGATGCGCTACATCAAGTCCCTCGAAAACAAGGACTTGTCCCTGAATGCTGCCATGATCCCATTGGGCTCCTGCACCATGAAACTGAATGCAGCAACCGAGCTGATCCCTGTTTCTTGGCCAGAATTCTCCCAGATCCACCCATTTGCCCCTGAAAATCAGACGCAAGGATACAAGGAGATCATCACTGAGCTGGAAAACCGCCTATGCGACATCACTGGATTCGCGGGCATGTCCTTCCAGCCCAACTCTGGTGCACAGGGTGAATTTGCAGGGCTGCTGGTCATCCGTGCCTATCACCATAGCCGCGGCGATCACCACCGTAACATCGCCTTGATTCCTTCCTCCGCTCACGGAACCAACCCTGCTTCCGCCGTCATGGCCGGGATGAAAGTGGTAGTTGTGAAGTGCGATGACCAAGGAAACATCGATGTTGCCGATCTTAAAGCCAAGGCAGAACAACACAAAGACAATCTGTCCAGCCTGATGATCACCTATCCGTCTACCCACGGGGTATTCGAAGAGACCATCATGGACATTTGCCAGATCATCCACGACAATGGAGGTCAGGTATACATGGACGGTGCCAATATGAATGCACAGGTGGGATTGACAAGCCCCGGTCGTATCGGAGCGGATGTCTGCCACTTGAATCTCCACAAGACGTTTGCCATTCCTCATGGTGGTGGTGGACCGGGTGTGGGCCCGATTGGTGTGGCCGCTCACTTGAAGCCATTCCTCCCCGGACACGGTTTGTCTACCATCGGTACAGATCAGTCTATCCCAGCGGTTTCTGCAGCGCCATTTGGTTCTGCCAGCATCTTGCTGATCTCCTACGCCTACCTGCAATTGTTGGGAAGCGAAGGCTCCAAGGCTGCCTCTGAGTATGCGATCTTGAACGCCAACTACATGAAGTCTCGTCTGGAAGAAGCCTACCCGGTATTGTTCCAAGGGACCAATGGACGAGTTGCCCACGAGTTCATCCTCGACCTGCGCCAGTTCAAGGCCAGCCTTGGATTGGAAGTGGACGACATCACCAAGCGTTTGATCGACTATGGATTCCATGCACCGACCGTATCTTGGCCAGTACCGGGAACCATCATGGTCGAGCCTACCGAGTCCGAGCCGTTGAGCGAGTTGGACCGCTTCTGTGATGCGATGCTGTCCATCCGTGAAGAGATCCGCGAGCTGGAAAATGGATTGGCAGATGCCGACGACAATGTCCTGAAAAATGCGCCGCATACCATGGCGGAAGTTACTTCCGATGGATGGGCACATGCCTACAGCCGCCAAAAGGCTGCCTTCCCAGTTCCTTCTTTGTATCAGAACAAGTTCTGGCCTTCCGTAGCCCGGGTAAACAATACCTTCGGCGATCGCAATGTCGTGTGTACCTGTCCTCCACTGGAAGCGTACGCCGAGGAAGCAGCCAACTAG